A single region of the Erythrobacter sp. HL-111 genome encodes:
- the parC gene encoding DNA topoisomerase IV subunit A, which yields MADTPAPGAPAPPPPDDPFDQIVDAPFDAALEERYLVYALSTITARSLPDLRDGLKPVHRRLLWAMRQLGLRPDSAFKKSARVVGDVVGKYHPHGDVAAYDAMVRLAQPFSLRYPLVEGQGNFGNIDGDNAAAYRYTEVRLTRTAMELMAGLDEGTVTFLPTYNGEEQEPELMPGLFPNLLANGSSGIAVGMATNIPSHNVAEIIDATLELIDNPHVEHARLMELFAGPDFPTGGRIVDSPEAISQAYATGRGSFRVRGVFRAPESGNAADREAGIERLGGGQWQLVISEIPFQVAKGKLIEQIAATIADRKLPILEDVRDESDEDIRIVLVPRSRNVDPDLLKESVFKLTDLETRFGLNLNVLDAKRTPMVMGLKELLANWVAAQIDILQRRTRHRLDQIEKRLELVEGYIIAFLNLDRVIEIIRTEDEPKPVMMEEFGLTDRQAEAILNMRLRSLRKLEEMQLRKEKDDLLAEQAELTALLESPARQRTRLKRDLRALRKDYAEDTPLGARRTRIEEAAPAVEFSMDAMIEKEPVTVILSQKGWIRAAKGHVPLDQEFKYKEGDALAFIAHAQTTDKLLIAGTDGRFYTLGCDKLPGARGFGEPVRTMIDLDAESSIANMLVHRAGGKLLLAASSGKGFLAKSDDLLAETRKGRQVVNLKGGARLQVVRQVPPEHDHVAAVGDNRRLIVFNIEEMPEMARGQGVQLQRYRDGGLSDATTFRLEDGLSWTMGGAQGRTRTENEIWQWKVARGAAGRMPPQGFPRDNRFD from the coding sequence ATGGCAGACACCCCCGCTCCCGGCGCACCCGCCCCGCCACCGCCGGACGATCCTTTCGACCAGATCGTGGACGCGCCCTTCGACGCCGCGCTCGAGGAGCGCTATCTCGTCTATGCGCTTTCGACCATCACCGCGCGCTCGCTGCCCGACCTGCGCGACGGGTTGAAGCCGGTCCACCGCCGCCTGCTCTGGGCGATGCGCCAGCTCGGCCTCAGGCCCGACAGCGCTTTCAAGAAATCCGCGCGCGTCGTCGGCGACGTGGTCGGCAAGTATCACCCCCACGGCGACGTTGCCGCCTATGACGCGATGGTCCGCCTCGCGCAGCCGTTCTCGCTGCGCTATCCTCTGGTCGAGGGGCAGGGCAATTTCGGCAATATCGACGGCGATAACGCGGCCGCCTACCGCTATACCGAGGTGCGGCTGACGCGGACCGCGATGGAACTGATGGCGGGCCTCGACGAAGGCACGGTCACGTTCCTGCCGACCTACAACGGCGAGGAACAGGAACCCGAGCTTATGCCCGGCCTGTTCCCGAACCTGCTCGCCAACGGGTCGAGCGGGATCGCGGTCGGCATGGCGACCAATATTCCCTCGCACAATGTCGCGGAAATCATCGACGCCACGCTTGAACTGATCGACAACCCCCATGTCGAGCACGCGCGGCTGATGGAACTGTTCGCCGGGCCGGACTTTCCCACCGGCGGCCGGATCGTCGACAGCCCCGAGGCGATCTCGCAGGCCTATGCCACCGGGCGCGGCTCGTTCCGGGTGCGCGGCGTGTTCCGCGCGCCGGAATCGGGCAACGCGGCCGACCGGGAGGCGGGCATCGAACGGCTGGGCGGCGGGCAATGGCAGCTCGTCATCTCCGAAATCCCGTTCCAGGTCGCCAAGGGCAAGCTGATCGAGCAGATCGCCGCGACCATCGCCGACCGGAAGCTCCCCATCCTCGAGGACGTGCGCGACGAAAGCGACGAGGACATCCGCATCGTCCTCGTGCCGCGGTCGCGCAATGTCGATCCCGACCTGCTCAAGGAGAGCGTGTTCAAGCTGACCGACCTCGAAACCCGCTTCGGGCTCAACCTCAACGTGCTCGATGCGAAGCGCACCCCGATGGTGATGGGGCTGAAGGAACTGCTGGCGAACTGGGTCGCCGCCCAGATCGACATCCTCCAGCGCCGCACCCGCCACCGGCTCGACCAGATCGAAAAGCGGCTGGAACTGGTCGAAGGCTACATCATCGCCTTCCTCAACCTCGACCGGGTGATCGAGATCATCCGCACCGAGGACGAACCCAAGCCGGTGATGATGGAGGAATTCGGCCTCACCGACCGGCAGGCCGAGGCGATCCTGAACATGCGGCTGCGGTCCTTGCGGAAGCTCGAGGAAATGCAGCTTCGCAAGGAAAAGGACGACCTCCTCGCAGAACAGGCGGAGCTGACCGCGCTGCTGGAAAGCCCGGCCCGCCAGCGCACGCGATTGAAGCGCGACCTCAGGGCGCTTCGCAAGGACTATGCCGAGGACACCCCGCTCGGCGCACGCCGCACGCGGATCGAGGAAGCGGCGCCGGCGGTCGAATTCAGCATGGACGCGATGATCGAGAAGGAGCCGGTGACGGTCATCCTCTCGCAGAAGGGCTGGATCCGCGCGGCCAAGGGGCACGTCCCGCTCGACCAGGAATTCAAGTACAAGGAAGGCGACGCGCTCGCCTTCATCGCGCACGCGCAGACCACCGACAAGCTGCTGATCGCGGGGACCGACGGGCGCTTCTACACGCTCGGCTGCGACAAGCTGCCCGGGGCGCGCGGATTCGGCGAGCCGGTGCGGACCATGATCGACCTCGACGCGGAAAGCTCGATCGCCAACATGCTCGTCCACAGGGCGGGCGGAAAGCTGCTCCTCGCGGCGTCGAGCGGGAAGGGCTTTCTCGCGAAGAGCGACGACCTGCTGGCCGAGACGCGCAAGGGCCGGCAGGTGGTCAACCTGAAGGGCGGGGCGAGGCTCCAGGTGGTGCGGCAGGTCCCGCCCGAGCACGATCACGTCGCCGCCGTGGGCGACAACCGCAGGCTGATCGTCTTCAACATCGAGGAAATGCCCGAAATGGCGCGCGGGCAAGGCGTCCAGTTGCAGCGTTACCGCGACGGCGGGCTTTCGGACGCGACGACCTTTCGGCTGGAGGACGGGCTGAGCTGGACTATGGGCGGCGCGCAGGGACGCACCCGGACCGAAAACGAGATCTGGCAATGGAAGGTCGCGCGCGGCGCGGCGGGGCGGATGCCGCCGCAGGGCTTCCCGAGGGACAACCGCTTCGATTGA
- a CDS encoding DUF1285 domain-containing protein yields MPYEPPPYLAELTLAEIAEHVAARKSPPVENWAPGRLGESDMRIAADGTWYHAGDPITRPAMVRAFSGLLTRDETGQHWLMTPFEKLSIEVDDAAFVAVDCALKEGEIVFRLNTDELVVAGPDNPLRAAGDPDTPALYLMVRRGCEARLNRSTYTQLAEIALATNGDEWIVSSQGAIFSLVP; encoded by the coding sequence ATGCCCTACGAACCGCCTCCCTATCTCGCCGAACTCACCCTTGCCGAAATCGCCGAACACGTCGCGGCGCGCAAGAGCCCCCCGGTCGAGAACTGGGCGCCGGGAAGGCTCGGCGAAAGCGATATGCGGATCGCCGCCGACGGGACCTGGTATCACGCGGGCGACCCGATCACCCGCCCCGCCATGGTCCGCGCCTTTTCCGGACTCCTCACCCGCGACGAAACCGGCCAGCATTGGCTGATGACCCCGTTCGAGAAGCTCTCGATCGAGGTCGACGACGCCGCCTTCGTCGCGGTCGACTGCGCCCTGAAGGAGGGCGAGATCGTCTTCCGCCTCAACACCGACGAACTGGTCGTCGCCGGGCCGGACAATCCGCTGCGCGCGGCGGGCGATCCGGACACGCCCGCGCTCTACCTGATGGTGCGGCGCGGCTGCGAGGCGCGGTTGAACCGCTCGACCTACACCCAACTGGCCGAGATCGCGCTGGCGACCAATGGCGATGAATGGATCGTCTCGAGCCAGGGCGCGATCTTCTCGCTGGTCCCCTGA
- a CDS encoding GNAT family N-acetyltransferase: protein MTTDSATLIPLAAVPPAMVEELLDRAFGEGRHARTAYRIRAGMEALDALSFAALDEDEMLVATIQCWPVALVTAEGRPVPLVMVGPVAVLPERQGEGFGKGLMAAMLDAEGRLGRETGASFPQVLIGDADYYGRWGFTNAHTRGWRCPGPYEQQRLLARGAALAAMPEEGMLGPWPDPAC from the coding sequence GTGACCACCGACAGCGCCACTCTCATCCCGCTCGCCGCGGTGCCCCCGGCGATGGTCGAGGAACTGCTCGACCGGGCCTTCGGCGAGGGCCGCCACGCGCGCACCGCCTATCGCATCCGGGCCGGGATGGAGGCGCTGGACGCGCTCAGCTTCGCCGCGCTCGACGAAGACGAGATGCTGGTCGCGACGATCCAGTGCTGGCCCGTCGCGCTGGTGACGGCGGAGGGCCGACCGGTCCCGCTGGTGATGGTCGGCCCCGTCGCGGTCCTGCCCGAACGCCAGGGCGAGGGCTTCGGCAAGGGGCTGATGGCGGCGATGCTCGATGCCGAGGGGCGGCTCGGGCGCGAAACCGGCGCGAGCTTTCCGCAGGTCCTGATCGGGGATGCGGACTATTACGGGCGCTGGGGCTTCACCAACGCGCACACGCGCGGCTGGCGCTGCCCCGGTCCCTATGAACAACAGCGCCTGCTTGCGCGCGGCGCGGCGCTGGCGGCCATGCCGGAGGAGGGAATGCTGGGGCCGTGGCCTGACCCCGCGTGCTAA
- a CDS encoding ribonuclease HII yields MKRPAIGPAIGPVIGVDEAGRGPLAGPVVAAAVVLCAPIPAGLADSKTLVPARRAELDLLIRANCRWAVAVVEPEEIDRLNIFMATMEAMTRCVGELCAALGDGPQEVLIDGNLTPHGRCSGWRWPARPIVGGDATEPCISAASIIAKEWRDRLMIEAARAYPAYGWESNKGYGTARHREALRLYGPSPLHRRSFAPVAQATLL; encoded by the coding sequence GTGAAACGCCCCGCGATCGGCCCGGCAATCGGCCCCGTGATCGGCGTCGACGAAGCCGGGCGAGGACCGCTGGCCGGGCCGGTCGTCGCGGCTGCCGTGGTGCTGTGCGCCCCGATACCGGCTGGGCTCGCCGATTCCAAGACGCTTGTGCCCGCGCGCCGTGCCGAACTCGACCTGCTGATCCGCGCGAACTGCCGCTGGGCGGTGGCGGTGGTCGAGCCCGAGGAGATCGACCGGCTCAACATCTTCATGGCGACGATGGAGGCGATGACCCGCTGCGTCGGCGAGCTTTGCGCCGCGCTCGGAGACGGTCCGCAAGAGGTGCTGATCGACGGCAACCTGACCCCGCACGGACGCTGTTCCGGCTGGCGCTGGCCCGCGCGCCCGATCGTCGGCGGGGACGCAACCGAACCTTGCATCAGCGCCGCCTCGATCATTGCCAAGGAATGGCGCGACCGCCTGATGATCGAGGCCGCGCGGGCCTATCCCGCCTACGGCTGGGAGAGCAACAAGGGCTATGGAACGGCCCGGCACCGCGAGGCATTGCGCCTTTATGGACCGAGCCCGTTGCACCGCCGATCCTTCGCGCCCGTCGCGCAGGCCACGCTTCTCTAG
- a CDS encoding PQQ-dependent sugar dehydrogenase gives MTDLKAFALAFSLPALALASCARADSGDSAAQADAEGAERPFTSEVMATFEEPWAIEFAPGTAMLFVTEQGGSLKVMDTATGAIGTVSGVPPVDYGGQGGLGDIAFLPGEADGDLAGRTIYLSFAEAGEGDTRGAALGRGTLECGAVDACAIEGFEVIWRQAPKVTGRGHYSHRIQVSPDGQHLFVASGDRQKQTPAQDLSNTLGTIVRLDLDGSPAAGNPFADREGVPDEIWSYGHRNILGMDFDAQGRLWETEHGPKGGDELNIVERGANYGWPERSDGINYDGSPIPDHAPDDGFTKPEVSWTPVIAPGDMIIHSGTMFDTWKGDALITGLSTEALIVVALEGDSAREIARHDMDNRLRSIEEGPDGAVWVAEDGEEGRLLKLTPR, from the coding sequence ATGACAGATCTTAAAGCGTTCGCCCTCGCCTTTTCCCTTCCCGCGCTCGCTCTCGCAAGCTGTGCCCGGGCGGATTCCGGGGATAGCGCCGCCCAGGCGGACGCGGAAGGAGCCGAGCGCCCCTTCACGAGCGAGGTCATGGCGACTTTCGAGGAACCCTGGGCGATCGAATTCGCGCCGGGCACGGCGATGCTGTTCGTGACCGAGCAGGGCGGCAGCCTCAAGGTGATGGACACCGCGACCGGCGCAATCGGCACGGTCTCGGGCGTGCCCCCGGTCGATTACGGCGGCCAGGGCGGCCTCGGCGACATCGCCTTCCTTCCGGGCGAGGCGGACGGGGACCTTGCGGGCCGGACGATCTACCTCTCCTTCGCCGAGGCGGGCGAGGGGGACACGCGCGGCGCGGCGCTGGGGCGCGGCACGCTCGAATGCGGCGCGGTCGATGCCTGCGCGATCGAAGGCTTCGAAGTGATCTGGCGGCAGGCGCCCAAGGTGACGGGCCGCGGGCACTATTCGCACCGCATCCAGGTCTCGCCCGACGGGCAGCATCTCTTCGTCGCGAGCGGCGACCGGCAGAAGCAGACCCCTGCCCAGGACCTTTCGAACACGCTGGGGACGATCGTGCGCCTCGACCTCGACGGCTCGCCCGCCGCGGGCAACCCCTTCGCGGACCGCGAAGGCGTGCCCGACGAGATCTGGTCATACGGCCACCGCAACATCCTCGGCATGGATTTCGACGCGCAGGGCCGGTTGTGGGAGACCGAGCACGGGCCGAAGGGCGGCGATGAACTCAACATCGTCGAACGCGGGGCGAATTACGGCTGGCCCGAACGGTCCGACGGCATCAACTATGACGGCTCGCCGATCCCCGACCATGCGCCGGACGACGGCTTCACCAAGCCCGAAGTCAGCTGGACCCCGGTGATCGCGCCGGGCGACATGATCATCCATTCGGGCACGATGTTCGACACCTGGAAAGGCGACGCGCTCATCACGGGTCTTTCGACCGAGGCGCTGATCGTCGTCGCGCTCGAAGGCGACAGCGCGCGCGAGATCGCCCGGCACGACATGGACAACCGCCTGCGCTCGATCGAGGAAGGGCCGGATGGCGCGGTCTGGGTGGCCGAGGACGGCGAGGAGGGCCGCCTGCTCAAGCTCACCCCGCGCTGA
- a CDS encoding sodium:calcium antiporter, translated as MIEAILYAVAGLAGLAVGGELLVRGAVGIARRIGVSTLFTGLVIVGFATSMPEMVASVQAALSGSPEIAWGNIIGSNLANTLLILGLAAVVAPIELVGTGKRDAVTALGVTLVLWALALSGIGARWVGGVLLVGIVAYIVWRYRHPGSSPPDTGAEAAPVRTLLAVLLFLGGLGVLVAGGNALVFGAIQLATILRVPETVIGLTVVAVGTSLPELAASIAAALRGQPGLALGNVVGSNIYNILLIGGATMSIAPFPLPAELAGVQMALLTASAVLLLALLWQAKRIGRTTGALLVAAFAGNVVLVFS; from the coding sequence ATGATCGAGGCGATCCTCTACGCCGTCGCCGGGCTCGCCGGCCTTGCCGTGGGCGGTGAACTGCTGGTGCGCGGCGCGGTGGGCATCGCGCGGAGGATCGGCGTGTCGACGCTCTTCACCGGGCTCGTCATCGTCGGCTTCGCCACCTCGATGCCGGAAATGGTGGCGAGCGTGCAAGCGGCCCTGTCGGGATCGCCCGAGATCGCGTGGGGCAACATCATCGGCTCCAACCTCGCGAACACGCTCCTGATCCTGGGCCTTGCCGCGGTGGTCGCGCCGATCGAACTGGTAGGGACGGGAAAGCGCGATGCGGTGACCGCGCTCGGCGTGACGCTGGTGCTGTGGGCGCTGGCGCTCTCGGGGATCGGGGCGCGCTGGGTCGGCGGCGTCTTGCTTGTCGGGATCGTCGCCTACATCGTGTGGCGCTATCGCCATCCCGGAAGCTCTCCGCCCGACACCGGTGCGGAGGCGGCGCCCGTGCGCACCTTGCTCGCGGTGCTGCTGTTCCTCGGCGGGCTCGGCGTGCTTGTCGCGGGCGGCAACGCGCTGGTCTTCGGCGCGATCCAGCTTGCGACGATCCTGAGAGTGCCCGAAACCGTGATCGGTCTCACCGTGGTCGCGGTGGGCACCTCGCTCCCCGAACTCGCCGCCTCGATCGCCGCCGCGCTGCGCGGCCAGCCGGGGCTCGCGCTCGGCAATGTGGTGGGCTCGAACATCTACAATATCCTGCTCATCGGCGGGGCGACCATGAGCATCGCGCCCTTTCCGCTGCCCGCCGAGCTCGCGGGGGTGCAGATGGCGCTGCTGACTGCGAGCGCGGTGCTCCTGCTCGCGCTGCTGTGGCAGGCGAAACGGATCGGACGGACGACCGGCGCGCTGCTGGTCGCGGCCTTTGCCGGGAACGTGGTGCTGGTCTTCAGTTAG
- a CDS encoding CCA tRNA nucleotidyltransferase translates to MGHSLETAGWTRRAGLAALTRALGAEDIRWVGGAVRDGLLGIEVHDVDCATRLLPETVIERCAQAGIRTVPTGIEHGTVAALVEGGPVEVTTLRHDVSTDGRRATIRFASDWREDAARRDFTINALYAHPETLEIADYFGGLDDLAARRVRFIGDPRARIAEDHLRILRYYRFQARFGAELDADAEKACADMAATLKGLSRERIANELLALLALADPHPTIARMHARGVLGVILPEACAKHVEGLARLVAAERAQGFAPEPLRRLAALLPPSRDVAETVAARLRLSKAQRARLVTAAERRDEDAAAMHALAYRAGTDCAIDRLLLAGADARPLAGWAPPVFPLKGGEIIAQGVTAGPQVAKILRAVERRWIAEGFPDDARLSQILAEEIG, encoded by the coding sequence GTGGGACATTCGCTTGAAACGGCAGGCTGGACCAGGCGAGCGGGCCTCGCGGCGCTCACCCGCGCGCTCGGGGCGGAGGACATCCGCTGGGTCGGCGGGGCGGTGCGCGACGGCCTTCTCGGCATCGAGGTGCACGATGTCGACTGCGCGACGCGGCTGCTGCCCGAGACGGTGATCGAGCGCTGCGCACAGGCGGGGATCAGGACGGTGCCGACGGGCATCGAACACGGCACGGTCGCCGCCCTCGTCGAAGGCGGCCCGGTCGAGGTGACGACCTTGCGCCACGACGTCTCGACCGACGGACGCCGCGCCACGATCCGCTTCGCGAGCGACTGGCGCGAGGACGCGGCGCGGCGCGATTTCACGATCAACGCGCTCTATGCCCATCCCGAAACGCTGGAGATCGCGGATTATTTCGGCGGGCTCGATGACCTTGCCGCCCGGCGGGTGCGTTTCATCGGGGACCCGCGCGCGCGCATCGCCGAGGATCACCTGAGGATCCTGCGCTATTACCGCTTCCAGGCGCGCTTCGGGGCCGAGCTCGACGCGGACGCCGAAAAGGCCTGTGCCGACATGGCCGCCACGCTCAAGGGGCTCTCGCGCGAGCGGATCGCGAACGAACTCCTTGCCCTGCTCGCGCTGGCCGATCCCCACCCGACCATCGCGCGAATGCACGCGCGCGGCGTGCTCGGCGTGATCCTGCCCGAGGCCTGTGCGAAACATGTCGAGGGCCTCGCCCGGCTCGTCGCGGCCGAACGCGCGCAGGGTTTCGCGCCCGAGCCGCTGCGCCGCCTCGCCGCGCTGCTGCCGCCTTCGCGCGATGTCGCCGAAACGGTCGCGGCCCGGCTGCGGCTGTCGAAGGCGCAGCGCGCGCGGCTCGTCACCGCGGCCGAACGCAGGGACGAGGATGCCGCCGCGATGCACGCCCTCGCCTACCGCGCCGGGACCGATTGCGCCATCGACCGGCTGCTCCTTGCCGGTGCCGATGCCCGTCCGCTCGCCGGGTGGGCGCCGCCCGTCTTTCCGCTGAAGGGGGGCGAGATCATCGCGCAAGGCGTGACCGCCGGGCCGCAAGTTGCGAAAATTCTGCGGGCGGTCGAGCGACGCTGGATTGCGGAGGGCTTTCCGGATGATGCGCGGCTCAGTCAGATCCTTGCCGAGGAAATCGGCTAA
- a CDS encoding site-specific DNA-methyltransferase, producing METAKMRAGTGGKTRASAPAQAPAPAPETLPLGEILAGDCIEAMRTLPDNSIDCIFADPPYNLQLGGDLNRPDGSHVDAVTNDWDRFDSFRAYDDFTRHWLTEARRVLKPDGSLWVIGSYHNIYRVGAILQDIGFWILNDIVWRKTNPMPNFKGTRFTNAHETLIWASMGEKARYHFNYRAMKTLNDELQMRSDWVIPICAGGERLKENGRKAHPTQKPEALLYRVLLATTEQGDVVLDPFFGTGTTGAVAKRLGRQWIGCEREGFYREVALKRIEKELPLDESALKTMQSRKSAPRVAFGTVVETGLIAPGTVVFDKKRRWRAIVRADGSLDCEGQTGSIHGLGKDLQGAPSCNGWSFWHYEKDGEIVPVDAARQLYLLAAED from the coding sequence ATGGAGACGGCGAAGATGCGCGCGGGGACGGGCGGGAAAACCCGTGCGAGCGCACCCGCCCAGGCGCCTGCCCCTGCGCCGGAGACGCTTCCGCTCGGCGAGATCCTGGCGGGCGACTGCATCGAGGCGATGCGGACCCTGCCCGACAACAGCATCGACTGCATCTTCGCCGATCCGCCCTACAACCTGCAGCTGGGGGGCGACCTCAACCGGCCCGACGGCAGCCATGTCGATGCCGTGACCAACGATTGGGACCGGTTCGATTCCTTCCGCGCCTATGACGATTTCACCCGGCACTGGCTGACCGAAGCGCGCCGCGTGCTGAAACCCGACGGGTCGCTCTGGGTCATCGGCAGCTACCACAACATCTACCGCGTGGGCGCGATCCTGCAGGACATCGGCTTCTGGATCCTCAACGACATCGTCTGGCGCAAGACCAATCCGATGCCCAATTTCAAGGGCACGCGCTTCACCAATGCCCACGAGACGCTGATCTGGGCGAGCATGGGGGAAAAGGCGCGCTATCATTTCAACTACCGGGCGATGAAGACGCTCAACGACGAACTGCAGATGCGTTCCGACTGGGTGATCCCGATCTGTGCCGGGGGCGAGCGGCTGAAGGAGAACGGGCGCAAGGCGCATCCGACGCAGAAGCCCGAGGCGCTGCTCTACCGCGTGCTGCTGGCGACGACCGAACAGGGCGACGTGGTGCTCGATCCCTTCTTCGGCACCGGCACGACCGGGGCGGTGGCGAAACGGCTGGGGCGCCAGTGGATCGGCTGCGAACGGGAAGGTTTCTACCGCGAGGTCGCTCTCAAACGGATCGAGAAGGAACTGCCGCTCGACGAGAGCGCGTTGAAGACCATGCAATCGAGGAAATCCGCGCCCCGTGTCGCCTTCGGGACAGTGGTGGAAACCGGACTGATCGCGCCCGGCACCGTGGTCTTCGACAAGAAGCGCCGCTGGCGCGCGATCGTGCGGGCGGACGGGTCGCTCGATTGCGAAGGGCAGACCGGCTCGATCCACGGCCTCGGCAAGGATCTCCAGGGCGCGCCCTCGTGCAATGGATGGAGCTTCTGGCATTACGAGAAGGACGGCGAGATCGTCCCCGTAGATGCCGCGCGCCAGCTCTATCTCCTCGCCGCCGAGGATTGA
- a CDS encoding CoA pyrophosphatase, whose protein sequence is MGNLFDRLSASLARGHQRDIPDLLSDARFATGESKPAAVLIAVTERAEPGVLLTQRPKGMRDHPGQVAFPGGKLDPGEDAITAALREAEEELAIPREAVRVVGETDRYQTGTGFIVTPVLAVIPPDLPLVPHPSEVAAWFEAPLALLLDETAWTTNEVFWRGAMRRYLEMDYSGFRIWGVTAAIIANLARRIAVEEALPGARQER, encoded by the coding sequence ATGGGGAACCTGTTCGACCGGCTTTCGGCAAGCCTCGCGCGGGGCCACCAACGCGACATTCCCGATCTTCTGTCGGACGCCCGTTTCGCCACCGGCGAATCGAAACCCGCCGCCGTGCTGATCGCCGTGACGGAGCGCGCCGAACCGGGTGTCCTCCTCACCCAGCGCCCCAAGGGGATGCGCGACCATCCGGGACAGGTCGCCTTTCCCGGCGGCAAGCTCGATCCGGGCGAGGACGCCATCACCGCCGCCCTGCGCGAGGCGGAGGAGGAGCTGGCCATCCCGCGCGAGGCGGTGCGGGTGGTGGGCGAAACCGACCGCTACCAGACCGGGACCGGCTTCATCGTCACCCCCGTCCTCGCGGTGATCCCGCCCGACCTGCCGCTCGTGCCCCACCCGAGCGAGGTCGCGGCGTGGTTCGAGGCGCCGCTCGCGCTGCTGCTCGACGAGACCGCGTGGACGACCAACGAGGTGTTCTGGCGCGGGGCGATGCGGCGCTATCTCGAGATGGACTATTCGGGCTTTCGCATCTGGGGCGTGACGGCGGCGATCATCGCCAACCTCGCCCGGCGGATCGCGGTGGAGGAAGCGCTGCCCGGCGCGCGGCAGGAACGCTAG